CGTGCCCGGGATGTGCCGAATGATTATATTGCCGCCCATCCATATATCCATCAGGGATGTCCTCCTCCCTCCCATTAGATGGCAATGTCCTTGTCATCGACACCGAGACGACAGGCCGGTTCTTGAGCGGAAGGCCTCCTCCCCGTCTTGTCGAACTTGCATGGGTGCTCTGCGACAGCCAGGGGTTCCTTCTGGCAGAGCATGCGATGACCGTCGTCCCGGAGGGCTTCTCGATTCCCCCCTCTGCGGTGAAAATCCACGGCATCACAACGGTGGATGCACGCCGGGATGGCATCCGGATCAGGGATGCGTTGATAAACCTTGCACAGGCGGCCAAAAGGTCGGATTGGGTTGTTGCTCACAACCTTGCCTATGATCGCAGGGTCGTTGCCGAAGAGTGCGAACGGGCGGGGTGTGCCGACCCGCTTGAACCGCTCCGCGGCTGGTGTACGATGGTGGGGTCTGCCAGGTACTGCGGTATCAGGCGGCAGGGGGGGTACAAGTGGCCGACCTTATCCGAACTTCACCAGGTTCTCTTTGGGCGTCCCTATGACGGGGCGCACCGGGCGCGGGAGGATGCACGGGCATGTGCCCGGTGTTTTTTTGCTCTGGCGGAGGCGGGCGAAGTGAAAAAGGGAGGGTGATCCCCACGCGAGTGGGGAACATTTGCCCGAGGACGCAGACGATCGGCGTCCTGATCCGTGATCCCCACGCGAGTGGGGAACATTTCTGTCACATGAATTGTCTGTAATCGCACCAGGGTTCAACCCCGAGATATCGGGGAACATCATCCACCCGAACAGAGCAGACGATATCATGTTGGTTATGGTATTTTATGATATTTCCTGAGTGGAGAGAGGTGTGTTCTATGGTGGATGTGATGGATTTCCGGCAGCGCAGTGGTTCATCCCCACGCGAGTGGGGAACACATTGGCGCTATCACCGCCCACTCCATAGACGCCGGTTCATCCCCACGCGAGTGGGGAACACTCACCAAGTAATCTCAGAATGCGTCTATGGTGCGGTTCATCCCCACGCGAGTGGGGAACACTCGCGGTGATGCGCCCCCGCAAGCTGATCCATCGGTTCATCCCCACGCGAGTGGGGAACACGCCGTCCGTCCATGGCTGTTCTCCCGGTGCATCGGTTCATCCCCACGCGAGTGGGGAACACGCAGCGCGGCAACTCCTGATCCGTGCGCTCAGCGGTTCATCCCCACGCGAGTGGGGAACACCTCGGCATTTGCGGGCGCTGGCGAAGCGGCTGCGGTTCATCCCCACGCGAGTGGGGAACACAGCGCGAAGGCGATGCACGGAGAGAAATGCAACGGTTCATCCCCACGCGAGTGGGGAACACCTCCCGGTCCTCCCCCTCCTGGTGATCCTGGCCGGTTCATCCCCACGCGAGTGGGGAACACACGTTCTGCGTGAAGAAGGACGATGAACTGCTCGGTTCATCCCCACGCGAGTGGGGAACACCCCCGATCCCCGGGGACTCCCCCGAGGCGTCATCGGTTCATCCCCACGCGAGTGGGGAACACGTGCCGACCGTCAGCCCCATAGGGAGGATACCCGGTTCATCCCCACGCGAGTGGGGAACACGACCGCTTCGTCATTGAGAAGAATGTCGTTCTGGGTTCATCCCCACGCGAGTGGGGAACACGACCGCTTCGTCATTGAGAAGAATGTCGTTCTGGGTTCATCCCCACGCGAGTGGGGAACACCCAGGAATTTCTTTCCTGAGAATCATGGACAACGGTTCATCCCCACGCGAGTGGGGAACACGAATAGCTGGGTGGCGCATCTAGGTGCTACAACGGTTCATCCCCACGCGAGTGGGGAACACTTAATGCGGTGGTCTGGAAAAATCACTATCGTCGGTTCATCCCCACGCGAGTGGGGAACACCATCGACCTCCAGATATTTCCACCACACCCCTCGGTTCATCCCCACGCGAGTGGGGAACACCACACCCAGCACAAAGGGAATGGGGGGGTATACGGTTCATCCCCACGCGAGTGGGGAACACCTCAAGGTCCGCAACCTGACCGCGCTCCGGGGCGGTTCATCCCCACGCGAGTGGGGAACACCTGGACGGGGGCGAGTTCACCGTCAAGGGGAACGGTTCATCCCCACGCGAGTGGGGAACACACCTCGACCAGATCGCGGACCCGGCATACGATCGGTTCATCCCCACGCGAGTGGGGAACACTAAGGTGGGAGCCTTAGCGAGCCAGTTCTTCTCGGTTCATCCCCACGCGAGTGGGGAACACTCACTGAGGAGGAGTTCGCGGGCGTTGACGACCGGTTCATCCCCACGCGAGTGGGGAACACTCTGCCGCTGGAGCGACGCGTACGTCCGGGACCGGTTCATCCCCACGCGAGTGGGGAACACTGTGTGCGGGTGTGGGCGATGATCGCCGCTTCCGGTTCATCCCCACGCGAGTGGGGAACACTTCGGCGGCGATCAGGTCCGGGTGCAGGTCCTCGGTTCATCCCCACGCGAGTGGGGAACACTTCTCCATGATGAACCGATAGAGGGGGTCGCTGGGTTCATCCCCACGCGAGTGGGGAACACTAGTGTCGTCCTCTGCCTCTACCCCCTCGTCCCGGTTCATCCCCACGCGAGTGGGGAACACTGCTCCAGTGCCGGTGCCACCTGATCGCCACGAGGTTCATCCCCACGCGAGTGGGGAACACCTCCAGCCACTCCCGCAGGGTCCGGCCGGTCTCGGTTCATCCCCACGCGAGTGGGGAACACGAATGCGCCGACGTGGTGCACCTCCCCCTTCTCGGTTCATCCCCACGCGAGTGGGGAACACGCAGGTCGTCGACGAACTAACCCTCTAACTATCGGTTCATCCCCACGCGAGTGGGGAACACCCCTTCAGGGACCACTCGACATTCCAGCGGGCCGGTTCATCCCCACGCGAGTGGGGAACACTTCGTGAAGGAGCCCGGGGAGGTCTGGAAAAAACGGTTCATCCCCACGCGAGTGGGGAACACTCAGTGGCAGTGGCGCACACCTGATCCCCTCTCGGTTCATCCCCACGCGAGTGGGGAACACGGTGGCTTCGGCGGTCTTGGTGTCCCGGGCGACGGTTCATCCCCACGCGAGTGGGGAACACTCAGGTCCCTCGATCCGGTAGCCGTTGGCATACGGTTCATCCCCACGCGAGTGGGGAACACCGGCCACCGACGCCGAGAAGGCACAGGCGAGGCGGTTCATCCCCACGCGAGTGGGGAACACGGCTTGTCGCCCTCTCCCTCTGTTTTCGGTACCGGTTCATCCCCACGCGAGTGGGGAACACGCTCCGGGGGCCCGGCCCGGGAAGAGCCGGACCGGTTCATCCCCACGCGAGTGGGGAACACCAGACCGCCGTGTGCAGGGTCGAGTACTGATCCGGTTCATCCCCACGCGAGTGGGGAACACTCGATATCGATCTGCTCGAACCGGTGCTCGACCGGTTCATCCCCACGCGAGTGGGGAACACCACGGCTGCAGGATCAGAAGAGGGGATGATCACGGTTCATCCCCACGCGAGTGGGGAACACATGCCCGAAGACATCGATGACCAGAGCCGGGCCGGTTCATCCCCACGCGAGTGGGGAACACTCCTCGAAAACAGCCGGGCAGATATCGAGGACCGGTTCATCCCCACGCGAGTGGGGAACACGGCGGGTCGGTGAACCTCGGGAACTACGAGAGCGGTTCATCCCCACGCGAGTGGGGAACACAGGATCCGCACACGCGTGCGCAGGGGGAGGGGCGGTTCATCCCCACGCGAGTGGGGAACACGCAGGTATGCAAGCGCCTTCAAGACCCCGGTGCGGTTCATCCCCACGCGAGTGGGGAACACTCTCTTGGTGCGGGTAAAAAAGAGAATTAAATCGGTTCATCCCCACGCGAGTGGGGAACACGTTTTTCATTGCTGTAAATGGCCGTCTCAATTCGGTTCATCCCCACGCGAGTGGGGAACACATCTGCAAGCGCTGTTGAAAATGCCTCTGTTCCGGTTCATCCCCACGCGAGTGGGGAACACATTATCCCAATCGTATTTATTTCCGGCGTAATCGGTTCATCCCCACGCGAGTGGGGAACACATGAGTTACTCGACATCGTCGCTCACCTCTCTCGGTTCATCCCCACGCGAGTGGGGAACACGAATTGAGGAAAAAGAAGAAGAAGAACGTGTCCGGTTCATCCCCACGCGAGTGGGGAACACCATCGACCTGTCGACCATGTCGTCGGCCGAATCGGTTCATCCCCACGCGAGTGGGGAACACATGAAAGGAATGGAAATGACGGTGCGTGTATCCGGTTCATCCCCACGCGAGTGGGGAACACCCGGAAATAACAGACCCGGCAGCGGAGGTCATCGGTTCATCCCCACGCGAGTGGGGAACACGGTGCGCTCCCGGCCCGGTCGCCCTGGAGGACCGGTTCATCCCCACGCGAGTGGGGAACACACCCGACAACACTTGCATTCAGGCACCCCCGGCGGTTCATCCCCACGCGAGTGGGGAACACTTGCCCGCGCCCCTCCCTCGGCCCCGTCTACCCGGTTCATCCCCACGCGAGTGGGGAACACTCTTCTTCTTCTTTTTCCTCAATTCCAAACGCCGGTTCATCCCCACGCGAGTGGGGAACACATTGACCTCGAAAAACAGAAACGGGATGATTGCGGTTCATCCCCACGCGAGTGGGGAACACCAGTGGAGTAAGTCCTTCCGTTCTTGCGTTCTCGGTTCATCCCCACGCGAGTGGGGAACACGACACCGGCGGCAGTCTTACGTATGTCTCCGCCGGTTCATCCCCACGCGAGTGGGGAACACGACACCGAGAAAATCGATGTGGTGGCGCACGCCGGTTCATCCCCACGCGAGTGGGGAACACTAGAAGAGATGCTGCAAGAGGCAGAGATTGCCCGGTTCATCCCCACGCGAGTGGGGAACACCTCAGGGTAGAGACGACGGGCGCCGTGAAGTCCGGTTCATCCCCACGCGAGTGGGGAACACTCCTGTAATTTACGCTAAATCCAACGGTAAATCGGTTCATCCCCACGCGAGTGGGGAACACTTGCTCTGACGTATAAAGGGCTGTTTCCGGTTCGGTTCATCCCCACGCGAGTGGGGAACACAAATCTGTTTTACCGAGTTTTGCAGCCGAAAACGGTTCATCCCCACGCGAGTGGGGAACACCGGCTCCACAACGCGTGACGGATAAGGAGACTCGGTTCATCCCCACGCGAGTGGGGAACACG
This window of the Methanofollis ethanolicus genome carries:
- a CDS encoding 3'-5' exonuclease, giving the protein MSSSLPLDGNVLVIDTETTGRFLSGRPPPRLVELAWVLCDSQGFLLAEHAMTVVPEGFSIPPSAVKIHGITTVDARRDGIRIRDALINLAQAAKRSDWVVAHNLAYDRRVVAEECERAGCADPLEPLRGWCTMVGSARYCGIRRQGGYKWPTLSELHQVLFGRPYDGAHRAREDARACARCFFALAEAGEVKKGG